The genomic DNA GCGCAGGCCGACGCCGACGGCTACGCGCAGGGCCTGCGCAAAGAGGGCCTGGAACCCTACGTCGCCGGCATTCCGGCGTATTCCACGCTGGGATACTTCGACGATCCGCTGCTCAATACCTTCGTCTACCAGCCCGAAGGCGAGCTGGCCCGGCTGATCTTCCACGAACTGGCGCACCAGGTGGTCTATGTGCGCAATGACACCACCTTCAACGAGTCCTTTGCCACCGCCGTGGAAACGGCCGGGGTGGAGCGCTGGCTGGCGCTGGCGGCGTCGCCCGATGCTCGCGCCAGTTACCGCCAGTACGACATGCGCCGCCAGCAATTCCGCGCGATGCTGCTGGACGCGCGCGATCGGCTTGATGTGCTCTATCGCTCGCCCTTGCCAGACGATGCCAAGCGCGCCGGCAAGGCGGAGATCTTCGCCGGCTTGCGTGCTCGCTATGCAAAGCTCAAGGAAGAGTGGGGCGGCTACAGCGGCTACGACCGCTGGTTCGAGCGGCCGCTGACCAACGCGCAGCTCGCTGCCGTGGCGACCTACCAGCAATGGGTGCCGGCCTTCACGGTGCTGCTGGCGCGAAGCGGCGGCGATTGGACAGCGTTTTATGCCGAAGTGCGGCGCATCGGCGAGCTGCCGCGCGCCGAGCGCGACGCCCGCCTGCGCCAGCTGGCGCCGCCGGCCAGCGGCAGCGATGCGCTGACCGCTGGCGAGAGCGGGACCGCGGTGGGTGCCGCGATCGGCGCGGCACGCGCCAGCGGCGCGCCCGACACGCCCCCGCGCCCCCGCACCCGCAGCGGGCGCCAAGCCTGGAAGCCCTGACTAGGCGCCCGGTGGGCGCTTCATCCGGCAGACCGATGGCAGGTTCAGGTCTCCCCCAGCCGTGGTGCTGTCGAGGCGGAAGCCGTATTGTGTGCCTTCCACGCCAACCTTGACCGTCTTGCCGTCCACCGGCGCGATGGTCGAGACCACCTGTGGCAGCAGCAACTGGTGATCGCTCTTGCGCATCAGCACGTCGCCCACGGGCGAGCGGTACTGCATGCCCTCGAGGGCAAACGCGATGCTGGTCGGATCGTCGGAGTTGGCGCGGCGGATCGCCTCGCTGAGCATCTGCACGGCGATCAGCACGCGCGGGGCGAAGTACTCGCCCGCCGGGGTTTGCCTGACCCGCGCCGCCAGCGCAGCCAGCACCGGATCGTCGCCGTTGGGCAGGTACTCGGCCACCCAGGTCAGGTGCGCGTTCTTGGCCTGCGACACGGCCAGCACCGTGCCGGGCGCGCCGCCGCCGCTATGGTTCAGGTAGTTCAGCTCATAGCCAGCCTCGCCGCCGGCCTTGATCAGCAGGCTGAGATCCTGGCCCCAGTTGCCCGTGACCACGGTATCGGCGCCGCTCTCCTTGATCCGGCTCATGTAAGGCGCGAAGTCCTTGACCCTTGCCAGCGGGTGCAGCGCCTCGCCGACGAACTGCACATCGGGCCGCGCTCCTGCGATCATCTGCCGGCCCAATGCTGCCCAGATGCGGCCCTGGGTGTAATCCTGGTTGAGCAGGTAGACCTTGTGCATGCCCTTTTGCTGGCGCGCGAAGTTGGCCAGCGCGCGCATCTTCATTGCCGTGTTCGCCTCGGTGGCGAAGTGCCAGAAGCTGCAGCGAGCGCCCGTCAGGTCTGGGTCGAGCGAGGCGTAGTTCATGATCAGGACGCGCTGCCTGGGGTTGCGCTCGTTGTGGCGGTTGACGGCCTCCACCAGCGCCGTGACCACCGGCGAGCCAGATGCGCCGGTGAACACCACGTGCACACCCGCGTCGATCGCGCTTTGCAGCGCCGTCAGGCTTTCCTGCGCAGAGAGCTTGTTGTCGTAGCTCACCAGGGCGTAGTCGCGCCCGAGCACGCCGCCCTGGGCGTTGGCGTCATCGAGCGCGAACTTCAGGTTGGCCTGGAAGATCTGGCCGACGTTGGCCAGCGGCCCGGACAACTGGTCGATGAACGCCACCTTGATGGGCGCGGCGGCGCTGTCCTGCGTTTTTTCCTGTGCCTGCAGCGGCAGCGCGCTGACCAGCGCAAACGCGGCAACGGCGACGCTGCGCACGAACACGCCACGCGCCAGCGCGGCGATCCTGGCGGCGGCGCGTGGCGCGCGCCTCAAGTCATGGGACATCGATCCTCTCCTTGTTCTCGTCACCACGTGTCGATGAAACGGCGCGATTCGGCCGCAGGCGTATCGCGCGCGCCCGGTGCCGAGAGCGCCGAGGCCAGGCCGCGCAGCAGCCAGTGGCGTGTGTCGGCCGGGTCGATGACGGCGTCGATTTCCAGGTGGCTAGCCATATTAAGCGCTCGGCCGCGCTGGTAGGCCGCCTCGATCATGCGCGCAAACAAGGCTTCGCGCTCGTCCGGGTCGGCCACGGCTTCCAGCTCCTTGCGAAAGCCTAGCCGGATCGAGCCCTCTATGCCCATCGCGCCGAACTCGCCGCTGGGCCACGCTACCGTAAAGAACGGTGCGCTAAAGCTGCCGCCCGCCATGGCTTGCGCGCCCAGGCCATAGCCCTTGCGCAGCACCACGGTGAAGAAGGGCACGCGCAGCGCGCCGGCGGTGACGAACAGGCGCGAGACGTGGCGCACGGTGGCGGTCTTCTCGGCCTGCGGCCCCACCATGAAGCCGGGCGTGTCGCACAGCGAGACGATGGGCAATCCGTGCGCATCGCATAGCTGCATGAAGCGCGCGGCCTTGTCGGCGGCGGCGGCATCGATGGCGCCGCCCAGGTGCCGCGGGTTGTTGGCGATGCAGCCGAAGGCGCGGCCTTCGATGCGGATCAGCGCGGTGATGATGCCCGCCCCAAAGGCGGCGCGCAGCTCCAGCACCGAATCGTGATCGGCCAGCGCCGCGAGCACGCCGCGCATGTCGTAGCTGCGCAGCCGGTTCTCCGGGATCAGGTGGCGCAGCGCGCGGGCGTCGCCGGCCTGCCAGAGGGCCAGGTCGCCCTGGAAGTAGGACAGGTAGCGGCGCGCGGCTTCCACCGCGGCGACCTCGTCGTCGACCAGCACGTCGATCACGCCGTTGGGTGCTTGCACGCTCACCGGGCCGACCTCCTCCGGGGCGAACACGCCGAGCCCGCCGCCTTCGATCATGGCCGGGCCGCCCATGCCGATGGTGGCGTTGCGCGTGGCGATGATCACGTCGGCGCAGCCCAGCAGCGCGGCATTGCCGGCAAAGCAGCGCCCGGAGACGATCCCCACCAGCGGCACCTGGCCGGACAGCCGTGCGAGCTGGATGAAGGAGGTGCAATCCAGCCCGGCCACCACCGGGGTGTCGGTGTCTCCGGGCCGCCCGCCGCCGCCTTCGGCGAACAGCACCACCGGCAGGCTCCACTGGCGCGCCAGCGCCAGCATGCGGTCCAGCTTCTTGTGGCCGTAGAAGCCCTGGGTTCCGGCGAGCACCGTGTAGTCGTACGCCAGCACCATGCAGCGCGCATCCGTTGCCGGGAAGCGTTCGGCGTTGACGGTGCCGATGCCGGTGACGATGCCGTCGGCCGGTGTCGCGCGCTCCAGGTCCTCCACGCTGCGGCGCTGGCGTTGCGCGGCGATGGCCAGCGCGCCGTACTCGATGAACGAGTTGGCATCGCACAGCTGGGCGATGTTCTCGCGCGCGGTGCGCCCGCCCCGGGCATGGCGCTTGTCCACCGCTTGCGCTCGGGCCGCATCCAGCGTGAGTGCGTGGCGGGCCAGGGCGTCGCGCAGGTCCGCGCGGATATGGGCGGGATCCACGGCGGCGCCGGCCTGCGCCGCATGGTGGCCGCCTGCATCCATCGACAGCACGATCACCGGCGCGCCCGCGCGCAGCACGTCGCCGGGCGCGGCCAGCACGCGCAGGACTTCGCCCGCGCCCGGCGCTTCCAGCGGGTGCTCCATCTTCATGGCTTCGATGATGGCCAGCGGCTGCCCGCGCCGCACGCGGTCGCCGGGGCGCACCTGCACAGCCGCCAGCGCGCCGTCCATGGGCGCGCAGAGCAGCTCGGCGTCGTCCGGCAGATCGTCCGGCAGCGTGGATGCGAGCGCTTGCGGGCTGCCGGCCGCGCCCACCGCATGCAGCGCCGGATGGCCTGGCTCGCTATCCTGGGCTTGCGCCGCGAGCGCCGGCAGCGCGGCATCCAGGTATTGGGTGTGGACCGCGTTGCGCCGTACGTCGTCGCGCAGCAGCAGGTCCTGCAGCAGCCTGCGGTTGGTGTCGATGCCCTCGATGCGGAACTCGCACAGCGCGCGATAGGCCTGGGCCAGCGCGCGCTCGTAGTTGCCGCCGGGCTCGTGCACGATCAGCTTGGCCAGCAGCGAATCGAAGCGCGGGTTGACGGTCATGCCGGCATGGCCCGCGCCGTCGACGCGCACGCCGGGGCCGCTGGGCGGCTCGTAGGCGTCGATGCGGCCGCTGGCGGGGCGCAACTGGCCCTGCGCGTCGAGGTGCTCCGCGTTGATGCGCAACTGCACCGCGATGCCGCGCGGCGCTGGTGCTTGCGCCAGCCCGAGGTGATCGAGATCCTGGCCGCCGGCGATGGCCAGCTGCACCTGGACCAGGTCCACGCCGGTCACCATTTCCGTGACGGTGTGCTCCACCTGCAGGCGCGGGTTGGCCTCCATGAACCAGAACTCGCCATCGGCGCCCAGCAGGAATTCAAAGGTGCCAATGCCGCGATAGGCGCTGGCGCGTGCCAGCGTGATCGCGGCCTGCGCCAGGCGCGCGCGCGTGCCGGCATCGAGCGAAGGGCTGGGCGCCACTTCCACCAGCTTCTGGTGCCTGCGCTGCAGACTGCATTCGCGCTCGCCCAGGGCCATCACGCCACCGGCCGCATCCGCCACCACCTGGATCTCGATATGGCGCGGCGCGTGGACGATGCGCTCCACGTAGACGGCGCCGTTGCCGAACGCGGCCGTGGCTTCGGAGACGCAGCGGGCATAAGCCTCGTCGATGTCCGCTGCCGCGTGCACCGCGCGCATGCCGCGCCCGCCGCCGCCCGCCAGCGCCTTGATCATCATGCCGGCCGGCTTGCCCGGCGCCTGCAGCGCAGCAAAGAACGCGTGCGTGGCAGCCAGGGTCGTCGGCCCGGTCGAGCCCGGCACCACGGGCACGTTGCACTCGCGCGCCAGTGCGCGCGCCCGCGCCTTGTCGCCGAACAGGCGCAGCACATCGGGCGCGGGGCCGACGAAGGCCAGGCCGGCATCCAGGCAGGCCTGGGCAAACTCGGCGTTCTCGGACAGCAGGCCGTAGCCCGGGTGGACCACGTCGCAACCACTGCGGCGCGCGGCGTCTACCACCTGCGCGATGTCAAGGTATGCGCGCGGTCCGGTGCCGGGCAGCGCCACCGCGCCATCGGCCTTGCGCACATGGAGGGCGTCGCGATCGTCCTCGCTGTACAGGGCCACGCTTACCAGGCCCGTGGCCGCGGCGGCGCGGGCGATGCGGATGGCGATTTCACCGCGATTGGCGATCAGTAGCTTGCGCAACGTCATGATGTGGAGGAGGTGAATAGGGCGGAGGTGAGGGAGAGAGGCATCGCGGGTTCAGCCAAGCTGTTCGGCAAGCGGCGCCAGGTCCTGCTTGCGCACCTTGCCCGTGGCGGTCAGCGGCAGGGCGTCGACGATCTGCACCAGCGGCACCTTGTAGACCGCCATATTGGCGCGGCACCATTGCACCAGCGCGGCGTTGTCCACCGTGCCGATGGCCTCGGGCTTTAGCATGACAAAGGCCACCGGCAACTGGCCGCGGTCTTCATCCGCGCGGCCCAGCACCGCCGAGCCGAGAATGGCCGGATGCTGGCCCAGCAGCGCCTCGATCTCGGCCGGGAAGACGCTCATGCCGTTGACCTTGAGCATCTCCTTGCGCCGGCCCAGGTAGTGCAGGTAGCCGTGCTCGTCGATCAGGCCGATGTCGCCGGTGTGGAACCAGCCGTTGCGCAGCGATTCGCGCGTGGCGTCGGGTTTGTTCCAGTAGCCTTTGAGCAGGGTCGGCGTGCGCACGCACAGCTCGCCCTCGGCGCCCGGCGGGAGCAGTTCGCCGCCTTCGAAGTCGCAGATCTTGAATTCGGTGCCGGGCACGGGCAGGCCGACAAAGATGGGTTGGGCGCGCAGGTCCAGGTCATCGTCCTGCATGCCGTAGGCAAAGGTGTTGCAGGTCTGGGTCTCGGTCATGCCCCAGGCGGTCTCGGCGATGACCGAGCCGGTCAGCGCCTGCCATGCGCGGCGATAAGGCAGGTTGAGCTTCTTGACGAAGGACGATACGCCCACGTAGCGCAGCGAGCGCAATGCGTATTGCGCCGCGCGCGGGTGCTCCATCACCTCCACCGCGTTGTCCACCAGCATCGAGGCGTTGGTGACGCGGTAGCGCTGCACCGCCGCCATGAAGGTCTCGGGATCCCAGCGCGCCAGCAGCACCAGCGGGATGCCGAAGAAGGCGGGGAAGATCAGGCAGAGGTTTTCGCCGGCGATCCAGAACTCGGGGAAGAAGCCCAGCATGACGCTGTCGTTGGCGATATCCAGCGAGACCGCGCCGAACGCGGCCGCCATGTCCACCATATCGCCCTGGGTATGGATGCAGCCCTTGGGCAGGCCGGTGGTGCCGCCGGTGTAGTTGAGCGCGGCCACGGCATCGAGCGATGCCGGCGTGGCGGGCGCCGGGTGCGTGCACGCGGCCATTGCGGGCAGCAGGTCGATGGCGTGGTCCTGCGCTTCGCCGTGGTAGCGCGGTGCCTGCATCATGGGCGGCAGCGGCAGCGTGGGCTCGGCGGGAATCACATCGGCAAAGCTGGTTGTGAACAGCAGCGCTAGCGGATCCTGCGTGCCCAGCGCGGCGCGCGTTTCGCGCACCAGCGGCACCAGTTGGTCGAGCGCGATCAGCGCGCGCGGCGTGCTGTCGGCGAGCGCGTGCTGCAACTCGGCGCGCTGCGAGAGCGGGCTGATCGGCACGTACACGGCGCCCAGCTTGAGGATGCCGAAGAACACGACGTGGAATTGCGGGCAATTGGGCATCAGTACCGCCACGCGGTCGCCGGCGCCGATGCCGTGCGCTGCCAGCAGCGCGGCGCAGCGGTCGCTCTGCGCGTCGAGCCCGGCATAGGTGGTTTGGTGGCCGTAGACGATCACTGCGGGGCGGTCCGGCCGGGTGCGGCCCCAGTGGCGCAGCATGTCCGTGAGCGGCTGGCGCCCCAACGGATATTGCGGCGCGCGCGGGGTGTGCTCGGGCCATGCGCGCTGCCAGCGCGCATGCATGTCGGCCAGGTAGGTCGTCTCGTCCATTGGCGGTGTCTCCTTGCTGGTGGGCCGCCAAGCCGGCTTGGGTTGGCGAAATTTACTCTTTGGTATATTTACTTACCCTTGGGTATGATCGTATTGGCATTGCCGTCACGCGTCAAGCCAGGCGCCGGCTGCGTGAATCAGTGGCAGCCAGGGGTAGCGGGTCAACGCCAAAACGGACTGCCGGGCCTTCCAGGCGCGGCGCCATGCGAGAATCGCGTCATGCCGACTGCACAGAAAACCGCTCCTGCTCCCGCCGCCGAGGCCGTCCCGGAGATCGCTCTGGACGCCGTACCCGCCCGCTCGCATATCGCCGAGCGGCAGGAAGCGCGCCGCCGCCAGATTCTCGATACCGCTGCCCAGCTGTTCTATACCAAGGGCTATCCCGGCATGACGATGAACGACCTGTGCCGCGCGCTGGGCGTGACCAAGCCGGCGGTGTACTACTACTTCACCGACAAGTACGAGATCTTCGACATCCTGTGCCGCGAGTCCGCGCAGACTTGCCTGCCGGTCATCCGCGAGACCGCCGATCCGGCCCTGCCGGTGCGCGAGCGCCTGCATGCCTGCCTGCTGGAAATGGCGCGGCGTTGCATCGCCTGCTACGTGCCCGCCACGCTCAGCTTCCGCGACAACCAGTACCTGCGGCCGGAAACGGTGACTTGGCTGGGCAATATGGCGCGTGCCTTCTACCGCGACCTCTATGCGCTGCTGGAGGAAGGCAAGCGCGCGGGCGTGTTCAGCTATGGCGACGCACGCGTGACCGCTCATGCGATCGGCAGCGTGGTTGGCTTCATGTACACCTGGCACCAGCCCGAGCGCATGGAGGCGCAGACGCTGGCGGAAGAACTGGCCACCAACATGATGAAGATGGTGCTGCCGGTGAACGCCTGACTTCGGCGAGGCTTTTCGTGGCGGCCTGGCGAGAAGCCGCTAGGGGAATTCCCGAGTCCGGGTTGAACTGTGCGCTAAACTTCACGTCAGAAGGTGGAGAGGGTCCAGAGGACTTCATCTAACGTGTTGTCTTAACCGGGTCGCGCGTTTAGCATCTGTCGAAAATCGAACGACCATTCAGAAAATCAGGAGACGGTGCATGGAAAGACTGTGGCTGAAGCATTACCCGGCCGGCGTGCCTGCCGAGATCGATAGCAGCCAGTTCCGCTCGCTGGCCGAATTGCTCGAGGCATCCTTCCGCACCTATGCTGATCGCCGTGCCTTTGTGTGCATGGACAAGTCGATCACCTACGGCGAGCTCGACCGCATGTCGCGGCAGTTCGCGGCGTGGCTGCAGTCGCGCGGGCTCAAGGCCGGCGCGCGCGTGGCCATCATGATGCCCAACGTGCTGCAGTATCCCGTGGTGCTAGCCGCCGTGCTGCGTGCCGGCTTTGTCGTGGTCAACGTCAATCCGCTCTACACCCCGCGCGAACTCGAGCATCAGCTCAAGGACAGCGGCGCCGAGGCCATCGTCATCCTCGAGAACTTCGCCACCACGTTGGAGCAAGTGCTGCCCGCCACGCCGGTCAAGCATGTGGTGGTGGCCAGCATGGGCGACCTGCTGGGCGGCCTCAAGGGCGCGATCGTCAATTTCGTGGTGCGCAACGTCAAGAAGATGGTGCCGGCCTGGGAGCTGCCCAACTGCGTGCGCTTCAATGCGGTGCTGGAGGAGGGCCGCGGCATGCAGTTGCAGCCCGCCACCACGGGCCCGGACGATGTTGCCTTCCTGCAATACACCGGTGGCACCACCGGCGTGTCCAAGGGCGCCGTGCTGCTGCACCGGAACATCGTCTCCAACGTGCTGCAGTCCGAAGCCTGGATGCAGCCGGCGCTGGCCAAGGGCGCGCCGATCGACCAGGTGGTCACCATCACGGCGCTGCCGCTGTACCACATCTTCGCGCTGACGGTCTGCTGCCTGCTGGGCATGCGCAGCGGCGGCCTGAGCGTGCTGATCCCCAACCCGCGCGATATCCCCGGCTTCATCAAGGAGCTGCAGAAGTACAAGTTCAACATGTTCCCGGCGGTCAATACGCTGTACAACGCGCTGATCAATAACCCGGAGTTCGACAAGGTCGACTTCTCCGGCTTGCGCGTGGCCAACGGCGGGGGCATGGCGGTGCAGGAAGCGGTGGCCAAGAAGTGGCTGGCCAGGACGGGCTGCCCGATCATCGAGGGCTACGGCCTGTCGGAGACCTCGCCTTCGGCTACCTGCAACCCGACCGATTCCGACGCGTTCTCCGGCACCATCGGCCTGCCGCTGCCGTCGACCGACATCGCCATTCGCGACGACGACGGCGCTGACGTGCCGCTTGGCCAGCCCGGCGAGATCTGCATCCGCGGCCCGCAGGTGATGGCAGGCTACTGGAACCGCCCGGACGAGACCGCCAAGGTCATGACGGCCGACGGCTTCTTCAAGTCCGGCGACATCGGCGTGATGGACGCGCGCGGCTACACCAAGATCGTCGATCGCAAGAAGGACATGATCCTGGTGTCCGGCTTCAACGTGTATCCGAACGAGGTCGAGGGCGTGGCCGCCGAGTGCCCGGGCGTGCTGGAGGTGGCAGCGGTGGGCGTGCCCGACGAGCATTCGGGCGAAGTGGTCAAGCTGTACGTGGTCCGCAAGGATCCCGCGCTGACCGAGGCCGAGCTGATTGCCTTCTGCAAGGAACGCCTGACCGGCTACAAGCGGCCCAAGTTCGTGGAGTTCCGCAGCGAGTTGCCCAAGACCAATGTGGGCAAGATCCTGCGCCGCGAACTGCGCGACAGCCGCAAGGCGGCCTGAGCGAAGCGCGAAATCCAGCTGCGCGCGCCGCAGTAAGAACGGCCTCCCGCAAGGAGGCCTTTTTCATGTGCGCCCAGCATGGGCGCACTCCTGTGGGTGCAAGTCCCACCGTAAGTTGATCACAGCGATCGAAGCGAAGCGCAACTGCGAAAGGGCGACCGATCGTGGGGAGGAAGCGTGGAGCGAAGCTGCGAGCCGAGGAACACGAACCGGATAGAAGGCGGTGCCGACCAGGACGAGCGGGCATGAAACCGCGAAGTTCTCGTGATCAAGGGGAGGCGGCGTAAATCCGGCGGTTGTGCAGCGAAGGAGTGCGTTCTTACCTGGGGAGATCTCGCCTCATGCCTGAAAGGGCGACGGCGTCGAGCCGGAGCGAGAAGTCAGCAGAGGTCGAAGTAGTTGGGGGTAGCGCCGGCAAGGCTCGAATCCGCCGACGAAGGACCGAACGAGAGGGAGTGTTCGAAGCCATGTCGATACCGAAGGCATTGCGTCAGAAGCCCGCGCGAGCGGGGCGGGAGGGAGTAGCGGGCGGTGAAGCCGGCCGTGAACCCGCCTGCGACGAAGCCGGCGGTCCGCGGCGGGGACCGGAGGACACGGGGTCGGCGCTGCTGGCAGCGGCGCTGACGCGAGAGAACCTGAAGCAGGCGTTCAGGCGGGTCCGCCGCAACAAAGGCGCCGCTGGCGTGGATGGTCTGGATATTGATCAGACCGCCCGCTATCTGGTGTCGGCGTGGCCGGAGATCCGCCAGCAACTGCTCAAGGGGACGTACCGGCCCAGTCCGGTACGGCGGGTAACGATTCCGAAGCCGGACGGAGGAGGCGAGCGCGAGCTCGGTATTCCGACGGTGACGGACCGGCTGATCCAGCAGGCGCTGTTGCAGGTGCTGCAGCCGATGCTGGACCCCACCTTCAGCGAGCACAGCTACGGCTTCCGGCCTGGGCGGCGTGCGCACGATGCGGTGTTAGCCGCGCAGTCGTACGTGCAGTCGGGGCGGCGAGTGGTGGTGGACGTGGATCTGGAGAAGTTCTTTGACCGGGTCAACCACGACATCCTGATTGACCGTCTACAGAAGCGCATCGGGGACGCCGGGGTCATCCGGCTGATCCGGGCGTATCTGAACAGCGGGCTGATGGATGGCGGGGTAGTGCTGCAGCGGTACGAGGGCACGCCGCAAGGCGGGCCGCTGTCACCGCTGCTGGCTAACGTACTGCTCGATGAGGTGGACAAGGCGTTGGAGCGTCGAGGTCATTGCTTCGTGCGCTATGCCGATGATGCGAACGTGTACGTGCGCAGTCGGCGGGCGGGCGAGCGGGTGATGGCGCTATTGCGGCGCTTGTACGGCAGCCTGCGCTTGAAGGTCAACGAGGCAAAGAGCGCGGTGGCGAGCGCGTTTGGCCGCAAGTTCCTCGGCTACAGCTTCTGGGTGGCCGCAGGGGGAGTGGTCAAGCGCAAAGTGGCAGTTAAGCCGCTGCTGACGTTCAAGCAACGCATCCGCGAACTGACTCGCCGCTCAGGCGGGCGGAGTCTGCAGGCAGTCGTGGATCGGGTGAGGCCATATGTTCTGGGATGGAAGGCCTACTTCCGGCTGGCGCAAACGCCCCAGGTCTGGCGCGAGCTGGACAAGTGGATGCGCCACCGGCTGAGGGCCATCCAGCTCAAGCACTGGCGCCGTGGTCGGGTCATTTACCGAGAGTTGCGTGCGCTGGGTGCTACAGCGGATGCCGCCAGGCAAGCAGCGGCGAGTAGCCGGTGCTGGTGGCGCAACAGCGGCGACACGCTGAACCGGGTCCTGACCATCGCCTACTTCGATCAGTTGGGCATGCCCCGTCTCACTTAACCTCAACCTCTCGAACCGCCCGGTGCGGACCCGCATGCCGGGTGGTGTGGCAGGGGCGCAGCCAGTGGGCTGCCCCTATGCCGATTGCCTAGTTGGCCGGCGGCGTGCTGGTGGGCTCGTCCTGCGGCTGCCCGCCGGGGTCACCCAGCCCGTCCAGCCCGTCCTCATCATCGCGCGGCGGCGTCACGATGGCATCGGTGAGCGGCACCACTACCCGGATGGTTACGCCGGCGCCGCGCTCCGATTGAGCTCCAGCGTGCCGCCCAGCGCGATCATGCGCTGCTCCATGCCCAGCAGGCCATGGTGTCCCACCGAGCGCCGCAATTCGAAATCCGCCGGCAGCCCGCGCCCGTTGTCGCTGATTGCCAGCGAGAGCACGCCGTCGGCGCAATCGAGCTTGATGGACACGCGCTGCGCTTCGGCGTACTTGCTGGCGTTGGTGAGCGACTCCTGCACGATGCGGTAAAGGGCGATGGCCGCGTCGTCGCGCAGCGGCGGCACCGCCTCTGCCAGCTGCACATCCGCCTCCCACCGGTTGCGCGCGGCGACTTCCTCCACCAAC from Cupriavidus sp. D39 includes the following:
- a CDS encoding aminopeptidase, giving the protein MNLRPARTLQALAALGLAALLSGCDTVGYYAQSIGGHLGVMADSRPLPDAIAAAQQAKDTRLAQRLALAGTIRDFASRELKLPDNGSYRRYANLHRSYVVWSVFATPELSMELHKWCFLVVGCISYRGYYAQADADGYAQGLRKEGLEPYVAGIPAYSTLGYFDDPLLNTFVYQPEGELARLIFHELAHQVVYVRNDTTFNESFATAVETAGVERWLALAASPDARASYRQYDMRRQQFRAMLLDARDRLDVLYRSPLPDDAKRAGKAEIFAGLRARYAKLKEEWGGYSGYDRWFERPLTNAQLAAVATYQQWVPAFTVLLARSGGDWTAFYAEVRRIGELPRAERDARLRQLAPPASGSDALTAGESGTAVGAAIGAARASGAPDTPPRPRTRSGRQAWKP
- a CDS encoding branched-chain amino acid ABC transporter substrate-binding protein is translated as MSHDLRRAPRAAARIAALARGVFVRSVAVAAFALVSALPLQAQEKTQDSAAAPIKVAFIDQLSGPLANVGQIFQANLKFALDDANAQGGVLGRDYALVSYDNKLSAQESLTALQSAIDAGVHVVFTGASGSPVVTALVEAVNRHNERNPRQRVLIMNYASLDPDLTGARCSFWHFATEANTAMKMRALANFARQQKGMHKVYLLNQDYTQGRIWAALGRQMIAGARPDVQFVGEALHPLARVKDFAPYMSRIKESGADTVVTGNWGQDLSLLIKAGGEAGYELNYLNHSGGGAPGTVLAVSQAKNAHLTWVAEYLPNGDDPVLAALAARVRQTPAGEYFAPRVLIAVQMLSEAIRRANSDDPTSIAFALEGMQYRSPVGDVLMRKSDHQLLLPQVVSTIAPVDGKTVKVGVEGTQYGFRLDSTTAGGDLNLPSVCRMKRPPGA
- a CDS encoding acetyl-CoA carboxylase family protein, with the protein product MTLRKLLIANRGEIAIRIARAAAATGLVSVALYSEDDRDALHVRKADGAVALPGTGPRAYLDIAQVVDAARRSGCDVVHPGYGLLSENAEFAQACLDAGLAFVGPAPDVLRLFGDKARARALARECNVPVVPGSTGPTTLAATHAFFAALQAPGKPAGMMIKALAGGGGRGMRAVHAAADIDEAYARCVSEATAAFGNGAVYVERIVHAPRHIEIQVVADAAGGVMALGERECSLQRRHQKLVEVAPSPSLDAGTRARLAQAAITLARASAYRGIGTFEFLLGADGEFWFMEANPRLQVEHTVTEMVTGVDLVQVQLAIAGGQDLDHLGLAQAPAPRGIAVQLRINAEHLDAQGQLRPASGRIDAYEPPSGPGVRVDGAGHAGMTVNPRFDSLLAKLIVHEPGGNYERALAQAYRALCEFRIEGIDTNRRLLQDLLLRDDVRRNAVHTQYLDAALPALAAQAQDSEPGHPALHAVGAAGSPQALASTLPDDLPDDAELLCAPMDGALAAVQVRPGDRVRRGQPLAIIEAMKMEHPLEAPGAGEVLRVLAAPGDVLRAGAPVIVLSMDAGGHHAAQAGAAVDPAHIRADLRDALARHALTLDAARAQAVDKRHARGGRTARENIAQLCDANSFIEYGALAIAAQRQRRSVEDLERATPADGIVTGIGTVNAERFPATDARCMVLAYDYTVLAGTQGFYGHKKLDRMLALARQWSLPVVLFAEGGGGRPGDTDTPVVAGLDCTSFIQLARLSGQVPLVGIVSGRCFAGNAALLGCADVIIATRNATIGMGGPAMIEGGGLGVFAPEEVGPVSVQAPNGVIDVLVDDEVAAVEAARRYLSYFQGDLALWQAGDARALRHLIPENRLRSYDMRGVLAALADHDSVLELRAAFGAGIITALIRIEGRAFGCIANNPRHLGGAIDAAAADKAARFMQLCDAHGLPIVSLCDTPGFMVGPQAEKTATVRHVSRLFVTAGALRVPFFTVVLRKGYGLGAQAMAGGSFSAPFFTVAWPSGEFGAMGIEGSIRLGFRKELEAVADPDEREALFARMIEAAYQRGRALNMASHLEIDAVIDPADTRHWLLRGLASALSAPGARDTPAAESRRFIDTW
- a CDS encoding AMP-binding protein yields the protein MDETTYLADMHARWQRAWPEHTPRAPQYPLGRQPLTDMLRHWGRTRPDRPAVIVYGHQTTYAGLDAQSDRCAALLAAHGIGAGDRVAVLMPNCPQFHVVFFGILKLGAVYVPISPLSQRAELQHALADSTPRALIALDQLVPLVRETRAALGTQDPLALLFTTSFADVIPAEPTLPLPPMMQAPRYHGEAQDHAIDLLPAMAACTHPAPATPASLDAVAALNYTGGTTGLPKGCIHTQGDMVDMAAAFGAVSLDIANDSVMLGFFPEFWIAGENLCLIFPAFFGIPLVLLARWDPETFMAAVQRYRVTNASMLVDNAVEVMEHPRAAQYALRSLRYVGVSSFVKKLNLPYRRAWQALTGSVIAETAWGMTETQTCNTFAYGMQDDDLDLRAQPIFVGLPVPGTEFKICDFEGGELLPPGAEGELCVRTPTLLKGYWNKPDATRESLRNGWFHTGDIGLIDEHGYLHYLGRRKEMLKVNGMSVFPAEIEALLGQHPAILGSAVLGRADEDRGQLPVAFVMLKPEAIGTVDNAALVQWCRANMAVYKVPLVQIVDALPLTATGKVRKQDLAPLAEQLG
- a CDS encoding TetR/AcrR family transcriptional regulator, giving the protein MPTAQKTAPAPAAEAVPEIALDAVPARSHIAERQEARRRQILDTAAQLFYTKGYPGMTMNDLCRALGVTKPAVYYYFTDKYEIFDILCRESAQTCLPVIRETADPALPVRERLHACLLEMARRCIACYVPATLSFRDNQYLRPETVTWLGNMARAFYRDLYALLEEGKRAGVFSYGDARVTAHAIGSVVGFMYTWHQPERMEAQTLAEELATNMMKMVLPVNA